A window of Mixophyes fleayi isolate aMixFle1 chromosome 10, aMixFle1.hap1, whole genome shotgun sequence contains these coding sequences:
- the CREB3L1 gene encoding cyclic AMP-responsive element-binding protein 3-like protein 1 isoform X2 codes for MDSVTMPPERSFHSPFLELEELTEADFMSNVHFSEALDDFSNELFNSFFDDPPLLDRDSLLDMEVESPAPPIQAEHSYSLSGDSAPQSPALTIKEEDEDSPREPGSAVWALEHELCSLLVKQEQNIISQVESTHPTVPLEQACGTGVLQNEENVSRTPISHIKVEPGIPNHLLNVPPDVLGVMPLTPPSSHSSDSDGSQSPRSLPPPSPARPAARSSHAISSSPLLTAPHKLQGTSGPLMLTEEERRTLVAEGYPIPTKLPLTKTEEKALKRVRRKIKNKISAQESRRKKKEYVECLEKKVESFTSQNSELWKKVETLESANRSLLQQLQKLQTLVTGKVPRPCKLAATQTGTCLMSAPETSCPTMKGTELQKRVPPQGWESTEGEAGPLTQQLSATISRTRLTKGTNTLDKQTGRTGQMEDSQGKKRGAEAPSSCRAGGKGRGFEAEHYTWGSKRKKVLGFLESETKELW; via the exons CATTTCTCAGAGGCACTCGATGACTTCTCCAATGAGCTGTTTAACAGTTTCTTTGATGACCCTCCTCTCCTGGATCGGGATTCCTTACTGGATATGGAGGTGGAGAGCCCAGCTCCACCCATACAGGCGGAGCACAGTTACTCGCTGAGTGGAGACTCCGCCCCACAGAGTCCAGCGCTCACCATTAAGGAGGAAGATGAAGACAGCCCAAGAG AACCTGGCAGCGCAGTCTGGGCTTTAGAGCACGAACTATGCTCATTGCTTGTGAAACAGGAGCAGAATATTATATCACAAGTAGAGTCCACTCACCCCACTGTGCCTCTGGAGCAAGCTTGTGGGACAGGGGTACTAcagaatgaggag AATGTCTCCAGAACCCCAATATCACACATAAAAGTAGAGCCAGGAATACCAAACCACTTGCTAAATGTACCACCAG ATGTTTTGGGGGTCATGCCTCTTACCCCTCCCAGTAGCCATAGCAGTGACAGCGATGGATCTCAGAGTCCCCGCTCTCTTCCACCTCCCAGCCCAGCCCGTCCAGCCGCCCGTTCTTCTCATGCCATCTCCTCGTCACCGCTGCTTACTGCTCCTCAT AAACTGCAAGGCACATCAGGACCTCTGATGctgacagaggaggagaggcgaaCCCTAGTCGCAGAGGGGTACCCTATCCCCACCAAGCTCCCCCTCACTAAAACAGAGGAGAAGGCCCTGAAGAGAGTGCGTAGGAAGATCAAGAACAAG ATCTCAGCCCAGGAGAGCCGGAGGAAAAAGAAAGAATATGTGGAGTGTCTAGAAAAGAA GGTGGAATCATTTACATCACAGAACAGTGAGCTGTGGAAAAAGGTGGAGACTCTGGAGAGTGCAAACAG gtcTCTGCTACAGCAGTTACAGAAGCTGCAGACTTTGGTAACAGGGAAAGTGCCAAGACCCTGCAAACTTGCAGCAACACAGACAGGAACATGTCTTATG TCCGCTCCCGAAACCTCTTGTCCTACGATGAAGGGAACGGAGCTGCAGAAGAGGGTCCCACCACAGGGTTGGGAGTCCACAGAAGGGGAAGCTGGGCCCCTGACACAACAACTCTCAGCAACCATATCGAGAACACGGCTCACGAAAGGGACAAATACCTTGGACAAACAAACCGGGAGAACTGGACAGATGGAGGATTCACAAGGCAAGAAGAGGG GGGCAGAGGCTCCGAGTTCTTGTAGGGCTGGAGGAAAAGGGAGAGGGTTCGAAGCTGAGCACTATACATGGGGGAGCAAGAGGAAAAAGGTGCTGGGATTTCTGGAGTCAGAGACTAAAGAATTATGGTGA
- the CREB3L1 gene encoding cyclic AMP-responsive element-binding protein 3-like protein 1 isoform X1, producing MDSVTMPPERSFHSPFLELEELTEADFMSNVHFSEALDDFSNELFNSFFDDPPLLDRDSLLDMEVESPAPPIQAEHSYSLSGDSAPQSPALTIKEEDEDSPREPGSAVWALEHELCSLLVKQEQNIISQVESTHPTVPLEQACGTGVLQNEENVSRTPISHIKVEPGIPNHLLNVPPDVLGVMPLTPPSSHSSDSDGSQSPRSLPPPSPARPAARSSHAISSSPLLTAPHKLQGTSGPLMLTEEERRTLVAEGYPIPTKLPLTKTEEKALKRVRRKIKNKISAQESRRKKKEYVECLEKKVESFTSQNSELWKKVETLESANRSLLQQLQKLQTLVTGKVPRPCKLAATQTGTCLMVVVLCFILAFGSIIPSFPEFSSGTQTVKSAPLLAPDLYTLGQIRSRNLLSYDEGNGAAEEGPTTGLGVHRRGSWAPDTTTLSNHIENTAHERDKYLGQTNRENWTDGGFTRQEEGGRGSEFL from the exons CATTTCTCAGAGGCACTCGATGACTTCTCCAATGAGCTGTTTAACAGTTTCTTTGATGACCCTCCTCTCCTGGATCGGGATTCCTTACTGGATATGGAGGTGGAGAGCCCAGCTCCACCCATACAGGCGGAGCACAGTTACTCGCTGAGTGGAGACTCCGCCCCACAGAGTCCAGCGCTCACCATTAAGGAGGAAGATGAAGACAGCCCAAGAG AACCTGGCAGCGCAGTCTGGGCTTTAGAGCACGAACTATGCTCATTGCTTGTGAAACAGGAGCAGAATATTATATCACAAGTAGAGTCCACTCACCCCACTGTGCCTCTGGAGCAAGCTTGTGGGACAGGGGTACTAcagaatgaggag AATGTCTCCAGAACCCCAATATCACACATAAAAGTAGAGCCAGGAATACCAAACCACTTGCTAAATGTACCACCAG ATGTTTTGGGGGTCATGCCTCTTACCCCTCCCAGTAGCCATAGCAGTGACAGCGATGGATCTCAGAGTCCCCGCTCTCTTCCACCTCCCAGCCCAGCCCGTCCAGCCGCCCGTTCTTCTCATGCCATCTCCTCGTCACCGCTGCTTACTGCTCCTCAT AAACTGCAAGGCACATCAGGACCTCTGATGctgacagaggaggagaggcgaaCCCTAGTCGCAGAGGGGTACCCTATCCCCACCAAGCTCCCCCTCACTAAAACAGAGGAGAAGGCCCTGAAGAGAGTGCGTAGGAAGATCAAGAACAAG ATCTCAGCCCAGGAGAGCCGGAGGAAAAAGAAAGAATATGTGGAGTGTCTAGAAAAGAA GGTGGAATCATTTACATCACAGAACAGTGAGCTGTGGAAAAAGGTGGAGACTCTGGAGAGTGCAAACAG gtcTCTGCTACAGCAGTTACAGAAGCTGCAGACTTTGGTAACAGGGAAAGTGCCAAGACCCTGCAAACTTGCAGCAACACAGACAGGAACATGTCTTATG GTTGTGGTACTGTGTTTTATTCTAGCCTTTGGGTCCATTATTCCATCCTTCCCAGAGTTCTCTTCGGGGACTCAGACCGTGAAATCAGCCCCTCTCTTGGCACCTGACCTGTATACCCTCGGCCAGA TCCGCTCCCGAAACCTCTTGTCCTACGATGAAGGGAACGGAGCTGCAGAAGAGGGTCCCACCACAGGGTTGGGAGTCCACAGAAGGGGAAGCTGGGCCCCTGACACAACAACTCTCAGCAACCATATCGAGAACACGGCTCACGAAAGGGACAAATACCTTGGACAAACAAACCGGGAGAACTGGACAGATGGAGGATTCACAAGGCAAGAAGAGGG GGGCAGAGGCTCCGAGTTCTTGTAG